GGTCTCTGCAACCGCTCTTATACCTCAGTAAGACAAATGTCCATTTCTGAAGAGCATTTCTACATGAAACACTATGAATCGCCTCACTGGCATCAGACAGCTGGCAGCTACTTAACTCCGTGTAGTCATGTGACCACTCTTTCCCCTTTACCTATCCTCCCTTCATCTCAGGAGACGTATCTGGTGAAACACATGGAGAAACACAACCCAGACCAGTTGACTGCTCCTGCAGTCTCTGCAGCACAGTCAGCGCAACAAAGCCAGGCCCAGGGCCAGGCTGGAGCTCAGAGCCGGGTGGAGAGCACGGACGGAGGGTTACGCCGACCCGGAGGCGCGGGGAACGGAGCGGGAGGCGGAGGTCAGCAAGGACAAAGCCAGAACAGCTACCCCCAGACAGAAAGCATGCCTTGTCCATTCGACCTGCATCAATATAAGACTGTATCTGCTGGTGACATCCAGTACAAACCAGTCAGCGTCGCTGACCTTACGTCCCACAAAGACCTCTGTCTCACCGTGTCAGCATCCACAATTGAGGTGGAACACCTCAACTCTTAGAGGTGAAGGAAGGAAGGTGGTTGGGAGGTACTTGATTCAAGTCGAGACAAACAGAGGATGGAGAGTCAAGGATTAAAGCAATACTAGGATAATATAGAAACTCTGGAACATATGACTGTGCCTGATTGATGAGTTGAGGCAGACAGGACAAAATATATGCTCACATGTTATACTGAagactgtttcttttttaatttgtttttgtttcgcccgtgtttttctttgttttccttcctgCTTAGTTGTTCTGTCTGagtgaaaactgcatttaaagaCTAAGTCTATTTCAATCCATCACAGTGATGGTTTTATGATGGGATCTGTCTAAGagagtttttcctttttattgttacCACCAAACGATCTTCCAAGCAAACACAGGTTTGACCATAGCAAAGATGAAATAAGCAGTCAACTGTGAAGGTAATTTTTTATACTTTCATACAGACTTTCAGTTTTACATCAGTGTTATTGCCTCTGCTGTTGGTGTAGCATACATGCTTTTGATCTTTCAAACCCTAAAAGGGATTTAAAAGGTTCATTCTTTTTCAGGAAAAACCAATCAAGTATATAAAGTTATCTACTATCACCTTATTATGTATGATTGAAAATCTAAGGAATTAAAAGAGGGATTTGTTTGCAGCTTCACATGACCTTTGAAGAAACGAGATACTTCAGCTGTCATGTAATCAAGTTTACTatgttgtgtgtatgtgtgtattgtTATCCAAACGTGCTCTTGCTATAATACTTCCACAATAACTATGTTTATAATAATTCTCTTTATGcttaaatataataaagaatatgaaatgtttgattttttttgtctcattttactTGAGTGATGCAGTTATTTGCAAAGGTTTACTGGAATCGATACCTAATGTTCTGGCTAATTTTGTTCTTGTGGAAAAACTTTATAATACCCACTAAGGAAGAATTCAAGTATTCACTATTATAATTGTGAAAGTATCTTTTTAATTCATTCACTGGCTTCCCTAAGGTTACAGGATCAGGGAAGGACCGAGAATACATTAGTAGACAGAAGGATCTCCATGTATCGTGGTGGACCAGTCCACCTTTTTCCCTCGAGAAAATCATTGcctgaaactgttttttttgtgactTTAAAGAGCTGTCTCTGAACCAAATGACTAGCAGCAGTCTTTTTTTTACTACAACTTATCAATAAATATTCAGTATCTACAAAGACCTTGATAGGATTCATTTTAATATAAAGCAACAACAACATTATTGATATTGGAATTTGAAATTTCTAGAATCTTTTAGAAATTAGTATCTCTTCATCAGAGgaagagcatctgtaaacatctgGAATGGGAGATGTGACATTGTTGAAGAAGGAATTATAAacatccaaaatatttatattggATAGGAAGAAAGTCCTTCTGTTTGAATGTCAAACTGTAGTTGATTCAACATTTTTGTTCTATGTATTTAAGAAACCAACAATATTTTGAAGAGAAGGGAATTCTTTCCggatatttaaaatgaatataaCACTTGTAaaaatttttgaaaacaaaagcatttttatCCTTTTAAAATTGCCacttaaaacacaattttttaatATCCATTagcagttttaatatttttagacATATAAAACCTTCAGCTAAAAACTCAGTTTTGGAGactataataaaacaattacaaatAGGGATGTAATTTTAAATGCCTTTAATTTCGGACTATTAGGAATGCTAATTTGAGCATCTACAGATAGGCGTGTGGTTGGTTAAATATTACAAAGAGTTTATAGTCTCTGCTGGAATGTGCACATTTATGAGCTGTTTACAAAGGTGGGTGGTACCATTTGAGTGCAGGGGGATTTAATTGTAGTTTTACCTGCATATGTGGCTTTATTTAGCAATAATCTAGTACCGGCAATAGTTTCttacattttaacaatttaaGGACACAAGCTGTCAAGAAACCAGTATGATGTTTGACGCTATTGAAGGTTTTGGGGACCGATCAAATTGGTTTCGTCCACGGTTCTCCGCAGTCTGCAGTGGATGTTGCGTCACTGGAAAAGTGTAGGAGTCCAGAAACTTCACTCATGTAAATAACGGCAATTAGAAAGCTGTGTGGTACGCTCTGAGCAGCGACACGCATCGCATAgctattaaatatatttatcagCTTTCCTACCTTTTTCGCTATGCCTCGGAAAAAGCCATTtagcaacaaacagaagaaaaaacagctgcaagtcaAACGGGAGCGAAAGAGAGGTAAgtgaacatttttctttaatgctAGCATTAGCAAGCTAACGTTAGCGGTTAGCTCCACGGCTAAATTTGGCTTAAAACTATGACCCTCTGTGGTAAAAGGTCGTGTTAATGTATTTAGTTAGCGCACCACACCAGTCATCTAGTCTGTTCATGAATCACTGATATTTGTTCTGCATCGTGTCGCGCTTACAGTAACTTGCCGTCAAAGTTGAACGGCAAACTTAAACTGATCAGTTTATCACTGAAGCGGTGAATTTTGCATCCTTCACGTTAGCCGTAGACATGTAGGGTGCAGCTGGTAGAGGCAGTGGAGCGTGTTTTTCTatgtgggtaggtttgttaacaATATAGAGGCTGAAGGAGCTCCATGTGTTAAACTGTTGGAAGTTTTGCTGTAGACTGACGCTCGAACATGCGCTTGTCTAAACCATTCGCTTTCTGTTCAATTTATGTTAATGGGAAAAGCATTActgtaataaattaaaaatcttGAAGAAATTAAAGTGCCTGTGGCAtcgaattttttttttattccaattaCATTTAATGGAAAggaaatattaatataatatttcaaaaagtaaattaatgCCGCTGAAATGAatagttgttgagatatatggtcataacTTTAACTAAAAAGGCACTTCCAGACTGCTCCTttgcgctcttttatgacgtcAAAGGGAACCCCGcatgtaaactgactgctgctacaatggccagcaacacagacagcagcaaagaatctgatgtttctttagatatatttcagtcactatgaGACAGATGCAGCAgagacagaagaagaaagtcagctgtcaTGAGAGAGGAGAACACATATGTTGCGACGTGCCATCTAATTACACCAGTCTCTTTGTACCGGATGGCTggagtcaatatgcatgaatcataccacACCACCAGGAAGCAGAACGAGCACAACATcctgattttaaaaagaattcACCAAAGACGGAGTAGAtctcgctatattaataaatacacaaccatatttttatattcatgtgtatatattagcagttaAGATCAGATCAATtcgatcagttactgggttaattaaggtattataaaccaaacaagtaaatattaaatgtaccaaattaagcaacaaatgtAGCTTCGCTGCACTCAGTGTATTCACCcattaaaacacatgaaaatatctggatgcgtaaaacaaaaataacgcTGTTTAACgtccacagaatgagttgttttggacttattacagcatttatcactggcttttattgcccGATCGTTCTTGGAGTTCCTTCGGGCTTCGCAGCAGACCTGACCGGAGCAGATATAGTGTAAATCCAGGTTTACGGTAATTATTGAAACAACTGGAGGCaaagtgagcagcatggagcagtagcagcagacacgagggatgattcaagatctgaagacactacctggtgtcaTTTTTTTGTATCTGTATCTGTAGagaaccatttatttaaatatatcgtaTACATgcttaatttatcttattttaataataatttcagattattaatgTATAATAATGTACTTTTGCAACAGGTAAGTACCCgctgagccttgatccgtttagcaaaagcagcaacaaccttttctttggcgatcttttcccatcagatgctccGAACAGCGTGGCTATaggctctgcttcagcattttccttcgtctgtcagatatcccgacctctgacatcatttctcttgtgaattaagaggtttcttgttcgaagcagtttgctgagAAGCCCtccgatcacaactggctgtgcttggttggaccagcccatctgtccctcgtcagttttccagctctgatccaggcagctctgatcctcttcgcttcaggaaagtagtgcagactaacggctgctgttGTAGTATTTCTGCCACCACCGGCAATGCAgcatttcaccatattaacgctgttttaACGCAACTTGGCTTTTATCTGAACCGTTTATTATTGACGTTCACATAGTGAATGACCGGAGACTTCCCCTTTGACATCATTTCCGGGGCGACTTTGAACTTGTGAAATTTAACTACGAAATattcttattttgtgtcacaattgtcttttatcacacCTTCAGTACtaatgtcaattactgcccatTTCCTTCaacattaagatgttttctttcagtttctgaATTTGTAAgaaaagcgtgtcacaggcacttttaAGTTTTCCTAACAAGCCCTTGCCCTTTGTGGACAGCCTTGTAAACACCAAAACAAGCAATGTCCTCGTGTACcggtatatatttttttctttgatacACAAAGAAGTGTGTATTGaagtacatttttatatttgcatTACATGTTATCTCAAGGCACCTACAAAAGTACCTTAAACCTAAGCAACAGATTACACTAAATTAGTTTATAAAGACATTTAACATTGCTGATGATCAttaattctgttttttaattcCTAACCTAACAATCATTGctactgatgatgatgattgttttgttttctttgagaagtTATTGGATATCGGTAGAGTACATTTTTAAAGTcaagttaagtttatttatatagcgcttttcagcaacaaggcactcgaGGTGCtatacataaggaaaaacattacaatgatacagaaaatcaaacaacagaaaaacaaatcaaatgacattaataatctttgggggtttactggtaagaatacaatccttctaagaaatctatgaatccttctaagctgggtcactggtataaaactgttttagtccaaactttcaaatactaataatgtctGGCTTTCACTagtatgaaatagttgtaatacaattcttctaagaaatctaaaaatctatgaatccacACTTAGGTAGAAAGAAGATAAAGTTTTCATGCCCCCTGGACCTTTTGATCAACCATAAATTTCAacttattttattaggatttaatgtgatagattAACACAATGTAATGTAAAATGGTGAATTGGATGGAAGATAATGATGGTTttcaaaggtttaaaaaaaacaaaacagaaaagtataGTGCTCATTTGGGTTCAGCCCCTTTTATCTGATACTTCTAATTACAATATAGTAGAACCAATTGCCATGAGAAGCCACCTAATTTAAGCTTAGCCAGGTGTTAAGTAACCTCAGTATGAATAGAGCTGTGTGTAGGGTCTCAAGTTTGTTCAGTATTAGTAGGAAGAATGAATGGAttagaaaatattcaaataaaatgtgttatcAGTTAACTAGTTGTTAGGGGGAAAGGAACACATTACCGGTTCATGATTTACACTTTAGTTTGACTGTAATGCCAATCTCGCCTACTAGGTGACACGGGTTCTGGTCCAAGCAGCCGCAATGCAAGTGTGGAGCGAGGAGGAGAGCGTCAGTCAGACACCTCCGATAGCGAGACCACCGATATCAGAAGAATAAATCAGCAGCCCTTTGGCAGAGATGGCAGATATGATCCAAACAGGTGAGCTGTGCTCATTTCTACAGCATTGTTCTGAAACAGAGATCAACACAAGAGCTTTACATACTCCAAAAATCAAAAAGCTATTTTGTTTTCCCCGCTTTGTGATCTGCTCTAACACCTCTCGCTGTTTGCAATGCTTTCTTTTACCTCCGCCGTCTTTAAGGGTTTTCTCCAAAGGGCTTGATACAACTCCTCATTCTTTCTCTTAAATTCTGACTACACAAAAATGTATACATATGTTTTCTATAAGGAAGCTTGGTACCCAAAGAGAAGCCTCAAGTAAAGAATAGGTGACAGTTgtaggaaaatattttcttactgGAGGGAATTAACATTAATTTGGGTTTGCAAGTTAATTTACCTGCAAATACAACAAAAGCTCTGTGATGTGCCGGCAGgaagactaaaacaaaaaagaaccaACCTATCTGTaaggatttattttaaggcaaGGCTGGTAAAAATGGCTTTGATAAAGAAGCCATTTTTACCAGCCTTCTGTTGATATCATTGAACATGTCGCTATGAAATAGAAAAAGTACATAATTGATAGAGCATTGCATAAGCTTAAGAtactaacaaaagaaaaaagaaatgttgctCCTCTTTGCTAATTTTTTAAGGTTTCGACTTCAGTTTGAGAAAGAGAGTAAAGAGGAGGTGgaaaggaggaagaaactgGCCATGGAGACGGTGCTGAAACCAGTGTCAGATAAAGAACTTGAAGTCAACATAAATGAAATCTATCCTTCAGAGAAAGGTctgattatatattttatatgatCTGTCTATAAAGCACCACAGATGAGCAAGTGCAGTGAAATGGTTTGTCACTTCTGCACCTGCTGAGTGTTAATTATCCTCCCTCAGGTCTCTGCTTCCCACGACGACCATCTTGGACTTATGAGATGACGCGAGAGAGCCTGCTGAGGAAAGAGGAGAAGTCCTACAGAGACTACCTGGAAGACCTGCACTCCAGAAACCCACCCGGGTCTCTGAGCCACTTTGAGCACAATCTGGAGGTAACTTTGTTTCCTTGATGGGCTGccataaaaatgtttagcaaAAGGTCCAGTGCTTGcccataattttttttatatcccCAGTTAAAATCCTACAAGTTATATTTTGTGTAATGTGTTCTAAAggcagttttcatttttctgcaaaaccgagaaaaacatttcttttatttccaaagGCTTTTAATTAGTGATTCATTTTGTGAAGCCCTTATGAATAGGTGTAATAAGTTAATATGAAGAATCCGTAGAAAACAGCTGCCTGTTGATACATCTAACAGCTGTACAATCTTTCATTTAGGCATACCTTATGCATCGTTGCATGTTGTGGTCTAATATTCACTCCATGTGTTAACCTCAGACGTTGTTTCTACACATTCaatgaaaatgtgtgtttttattgggtTAGGGTGAGGGTATGGTTTTTGTTGTTCACCGGGTTCTGTATgtgcttgtttatattttagttttgtttttttactataGACAGCTAGAAGCTGAGCGCAGTGGGGCAACACAAGCAAAGCAAAGATTTCTTGTCTAAATCTGTGCAGTTGCATTCACATTCACCCACATACAGTCACATCAACAACCTTTTTTAGTTTAGCTTTAGCTTtttaactatatattttttattcgcTCTTGAACTCCAGAGATGATGAAGTGcatcttttttctctttatttcagACATGGAGACAGCTATGGAGAGTTTTGGAAATGTCTGATGTCATCCTTCTTATTGTTGATATAAGGCACCCGGTAGGTGAACCGATTAAATGAGGCTGTCATAATGGATCAGACCACTAAGTGGAGCCACTGTCGAGAATTAAGAAATACCcggaatgcttttttttctctgcatttATCTGGCATATTTTCCAGttgttttatgtctttatttatatgtaGAGTAACCTCTAAACAACTCTTGGTGTTTTAATGAATGAAAGCTTTATGTTTTGTTCTGGAGAGAGTcgggacaaaaagaaaaactgtacaGGCAGACAAAGATCTTCAACCATTTATAGTAATAGTTGTAGGAATGtgcaggaaaatatttaaatgtatttggtCCTTTTACCTCAAAGAGCCTGAGGTAAAATCTGTAAGCTCTTGTTGAATTCAAATAGCTGTCTACTGTCTTTTGCATTTAAATCAACCAAAATACTTATGGTTAGGATTCATACTCAATATGGGAAAATATGGAATTTAAGTATAAAAAAGGAATAaggataaatatttatatttgcaCACCTTATTCTCTATCCAGTTGTCTAAAATTTCAATCTATCCATCTGTACTCATCCATTTGACCCTCTATCCATCCATACACCTATTAATCCATCAGTTTGTCTATCAATCTATTATTCATATATAACTATTCATCTATCCATTATTTTCCATCAGTCAGTATCAGTTTGTTCATTACTTATCTAGTTCTCTCTCTGCCTCCGATATGGTCTGTAGGTTTGCTGTTTTTATGCCATAAATTCAAAGTGAACGTCGGTATTTAGACTTTATAAATTAAACTTATGCCCCTTTAGTACCTACTCTACCTGACTCAGGTCGGGTCAACTCTACAcggtttggtttgttttccattacaactGAATACCCTCTCAATATGGGCGGGATCATGAATAGCAAGTCAGTCACACGGTCCGATAAGAAACGTGATGTGATTTGtagtgacacaaacacaacaacagccttgactgctgctcagtctatggctgttgtcagactcagagtgaaagaagagaGCCAGAGAAGGCTGCGGGCAGCGAGACGAAGCACTCTGGACAAGTACATTAGAGAGTGGGAAGCCATGGAGTGGTATCTGAAGGGTACAAGCTAGAGGATGTGTGAGGTaagctaatgctagcttgctatagtggTCATGTACACAATAAGCCCAGCATACAGCGATTTAACGGTTGAATATAATAAATATGCCATGACTAGTGATGCCGTCCCCTACCCAGTCAGTGATTGACAGTCGTCTGATGTAGCGTTTTCAGAATGGGTCGGCTCGCTTTGAACCCCAAGCAAGCAGGTGTTAAAAATAGTTACAGTTTGACGATACCGCTACTAATGGACAAGGCTATAAAAAGTGAGTTGAGCAGTACCGAACCCCACTGAATGGGGTTTAGTGGGAAAGGGGCATTACTGTTGTTTTGAATGTGTATTAATACTTATTATTTTGTGTTCACACAATGCGCCATGTTCCAGTTAGTACTGATATAAAATaatcccttttttgtttttttattttaaagaaaaatgtgtccTTCTGTAAACTCAGGTGCTGCAGTTTTCTCCAGATCTGTACCATTACATCACAGCAGATCTACATAAGCAGGTGATCCTGGTGTTGAACAAAACCGACCTTTGTCCTCCTCCACTGGTGATCGCCTGGAAACACTACATGACCTCGCAGTTTCCTCACCTGGAAATCGTGTGCTTCACATCCCATCCTGGACAATCTTACAACACAGGTGAGGATAGATTAATTGAATGCTTTGTTGGCTTGAAGGGttcattatttcttttataCCTACCGTCTGTTTCTCTCAAAGTGCTGCAGAAGAAGAGAATGAGAAAGAAGGCTGACTGGAGTCAGGCTGGAGGTCTTATAGATATCTATAAAGCTTGCCAAGAGATCACAGCCGGAAAAGGTGAGAGGAAGAACCCTTTTGCCCCTAATCTTTATCTTAATAACTGATGTTTCATAACAACAAATGACTCTCTCACCTTTTGTGTTGATTCTCAAAATGTTGCATGTTTTAGTTGACCTGTCCAGCTGGGAGCAGAAGATTCATAGGGATGCTGTTGCAGAGCGACTGGAGCTGCACAATGAAGGAGCTGAGTCGGTATTAGTGGAACATCAAAGTGACAGTGCTTTGGAAATGAGCAATCAGGAGCTCTACAAAGACGGAGTTCTCACATTGGGCTGTATAGGTGAGTTTTATCAGATTTGACACAGGTGTTGGTTTTCAGTTAGGTAGGACTGCAAAATGAATTACTTACAATTAAgtatttaagcatttttgatTTTCTAGATTTGATTTAAAAGGTATTTATGCAATATCTTCAGGCAGTGGTgtggtgtccaaacctttggccaTGTGGGCCACATTTGCCAAATTCAAAGTACTTAAGgggctcttttctttttttcttttttttttattaaaaattaaagcttttttatttttgcttgttCTGGAATAAAGTGAATCAGcagtattttaatgaaataaataacataTTCAGGATGTATAAGTCATTGTAGATCAGAAAACTTAAAACTGCGTCacaggtaaagaaaaacatgcattttccAACTTTTGgaattaaaaagaaacacatatatatatatatatatatatatatatactcgtatatatacaatatatacaggggttggacaataaaactgaaatatatatatatatatatatatatatatatatatatatatatatatatatatacacaggggttggacaatgaaactgaaacacctggttttagaccacaatcattttttagtatgatgtagggcctccttttgcggccaatacagcgtcaattcatctcgggaattacatatacaagtcctgcacagtggtcagagggattttaagccattcttcttgcaggatagtggccaggtcactacgtgatactggtggaggaaaacgtttcctgactcgctcctccaaaacaccccaaagtagctcaataatatttagatctggtgactgtgcaggccatgggagatgttcaacttcactttaatgttcatcaaaccaatctttcaccagtcttgctgtgtgtattggtgcattgtcatcctgatacacggcaccgccttcaggatactaCTCgcacttgtcgtcttccgctttttCCGGGACCGTTTCGCGggggcgttcccaggccagccgagagacatagtccctccagcgtgtcccgggtcgtcccctgggcctcctcccggtgggacatgcctggaacacctcccgacgaaggcgtccaggaggcatccggtatagatgcccgagccacctcaactggctcctctcgatgtggaggagcagcggttctactccgagcccctcctggatagccgagctcctcaccctatctctaagggagtgcccggccaccctacggaggaagctcatttcagccacatAAATTAGATTAAGATTGAAAGTTAATTGCACACAGCTTATCTTCAATTATCTCGTTCTTTcgttcatgacccaaagttcatggccataggtgagggtaggaacgtagacggaccagtaaattgagagcttcgcttttcggcttagctctctcttcaccacaacggaccggcacagcgatcccattactgtggcagccgcaccaatccgtctgtcaatctcccgctccattcttccctcactcatgaacaagaccccgagatactttaactcctccacttgaggcaggaacaaaaaaagggaagaaaaaaatggcTAGTAAAAGATAAACGTTTTGTCGTAcctaacatttttcatttaatttttcattctgtaaaaaatgttaCCATTCTTGAATCATTCCAAGGGTCACAAATGGCCCCAGGGCCACACTTGAGACACTGCTGTCTTAGGGTTTTACCTAAATACAAACTTTTAATTGGACTAATTTTTCCAGGTTTTCCTAATGTTGGTAAATCATCTATAATAAACAGCCTAGTTGGGAGGAAGGTTGTGAGCGTGTCTCGAACGCCAGGTCACACCAAATACTTCCAAACCTACTACCTCACCCCGACAGTCAAACTCTGCGACTGCCCTGGCCTCGTCTTCCCCTCCCGTGTCAACAAGCAACTACAGGTACTGTTTTATACTTAAGTGCAGATGTGATTGAGTTTATTAACCTATCTGTAATGTTGGATATGTTAAATCTCACTCTATTTTATTGATCTCATGTTGAATTGATTTCTTTCTATGATGGCTGCACAGACTGTAAACTGTTTTAGTTTTGCTATGTGTTGCAGTTTCAGCATATCCTGCTTCTAAATCATTGGTGTTTTATGCCCTAAGATTCTAGCAGGCATTTACCCGGTAGCCCAGCTGCAAGAGCCCTACACTTCAGTCGGTTATTTGTGCGAGAGGACTCCTTTCCTTTCTGTGCTGAAGCTCAAACACCCCAGTTTGCAAGAGAGAAAGCCCCACCAGGGACAGCAGGGTACGGCAGAGCCTAGCTGGACTGCCTGGGATATTTGTGAAGGTAAGACAATGTTTAATCCCACAACAAGTGCTTAAAAGCATGGACTTCGTAATttagacaaaaaacaaatatggcaTTGGATTGTGGGTCTGTCTTCTCAAACTCTCCTGTGCTCTGGAGGTCTATTCCTGTTAAAGGGAAATCATTCCCACCTCACGTCTTccttagtatgagggattgctgccaaGTTAATGACTCGATGCAGTTGgctggccttttttttttatttgactgcACTGTGTTATAGCTAGGATCAAACTGAAACGTAGGTAactaaatttaaatttgttttttgggaTTGGATTCATCTCGTTATAGATTTCTATATAGATTAGATTTGTTTATCTGGAAGTGTACCTTGAGAGGACAGAAAAACATACTGTACTGAGCACTTATCTCCGAATTTAACTCTAAAAACTTCATTTATAATTATTTACTTGGGAAATTAAGGTAGGAGGCGGTGCGCCACTAATGTTCTTCCAGTGTGAAACACATGCTAAGAACATGTTATAGTAGCTTTTTAAGAGAAAGGTAAGGCAGTGAAAAAAGtaaactttcagctccctccaaagattttcgattgggttcaggtctggggactggccaggccactccaggaccttgagatgcttcttacagaACCATTTCCAAGTtaccctggctgtgtgcttcaggttgttgtgcaggtctactattttaacCCTGGTGTCCTCACACAGCCCTCTGGTCTTGGACATTGTGGAGAAATTGGAGGTTGTTTgcttgagtgtgtggacaggtgtcttttatacagataacgagttcaaacaggtgcaggcaatacaggtaatgagtggagcacaggagggcttcttaaagaactaacaggcctgtgagagccgagATTCTCACTGATTGTTATGTGGTCAAATAtttgtcatgcaataaaaggctaattaattacttaaaaatgacacaatgtgattttctggatttttgttttagattcagtCACTCA
This genomic stretch from Girardinichthys multiradiatus isolate DD_20200921_A chromosome 3, DD_fGirMul_XY1, whole genome shotgun sequence harbors:
- the gnl1 gene encoding guanine nucleotide-binding protein-like 1, which translates into the protein MPRKKPFSNKQKKKQLQVKRERKRGDTGSGPSSRNASVERGGERQSDTSDSETTDIRRINQQPFGRDGRYDPNRFRLQFEKESKEEVERRKKLAMETVLKPVSDKELEVNINEIYPSEKGLCFPRRPSWTYEMTRESLLRKEEKSYRDYLEDLHSRNPPGSLSHFEHNLETWRQLWRVLEMSDVILLIVDIRHPVLQFSPDLYHYITADLHKQVILVLNKTDLCPPPLVIAWKHYMTSQFPHLEIVCFTSHPGQSYNTVLQKKRMRKKADWSQAGGLIDIYKACQEITAGKVDLSSWEQKIHRDAVAERLELHNEGAESVLVEHQSDSALEMSNQELYKDGVLTLGCIGFPNVGKSSIINSLVGRKVVSVSRTPGHTKYFQTYYLTPTVKLCDCPGLVFPSRVNKQLQILAGIYPVAQLQEPYTSVGYLCERTPFLSVLKLKHPSLQERKPHQGQQGTAEPSWTAWDICEAWAERRGYKTAKAARNDVYRAANSLLRLAIDGRLCLCLRPPGYSCLKENWENHPDLPDIMALQGRAAEEEGSAEREDEEDGESSSEPEEERDRDADDDEDGDDEDEGFGHQGQNDDKPSGFTVNMYNVLRENDCE